The DNA window AATATTGCAGGAAAGTCATATGATGTGATCAGTTATTCAGCACTTGCTCCAGAAGCAAATGTATTCACCTCATCTAAGATTGGTATGCTGCATGAATCCAATCAATTTAACTTCAACTCCTTTCCAATTTTTCAACATTTGGTAAAATATTGACTGGATTTTGCACGACAGTATTGTATAACACTATTAATCTTGTGGATTgtgattttaatgtttttcacAACAGCTGGAAAGATTTCTCGTCGTGTATCGTTTGTTCACTACCCTGATCCAAGTGAAATCCAGAAACCTGTTAACAGTAGTTTGAAGCAATTATATCAGAGATCTTCAGGAACTGGAACTTCTCGGACCCATTCATCTCACACTTTTGCTACTCCAACACGAAGTAGTCATAAGTCAAAAAGCTCAAAATCGACAAGTAGTAAAGGGGGTTCAGCATATATTGGAAGAAATCTTAACTCGGTCTCTGAGGCTGGGGAGACACCAAAACTAGGAAAGAGGAAACATAACGAGGAACATAGTCGTGAACAGTCGTTGGGTAAAAGCTCTGGTTCGATCCAACATTCAAgtgaaaagaaattaaagaaaaaacagaAAGTTGAGATTTAGGATTAGAGAAGGGGAACTGTGGCATTTATCTTTGAATTTGAAGTAGGAGAAATATCAGTTTTCTGCTTTATGCTATATAAAGTATAAACCTTTCTGTACAATATTTATATCCT is part of the Impatiens glandulifera unplaced genomic scaffold, dImpGla2.1, whole genome shotgun sequence genome and encodes:
- the LOC124918058 gene encoding mediator-associated protein 2-like, translating into MAAVNKSIDASNEGRFKPPQDFQEDERNSLIESALSDKSELWLIQWPKDQLPDFDGQELSLKLNNDGLLGKFEGSSGKSYDVISYSALAPEANVFTSSKIAGKISRRVSFVHYPDPSEIQKPVNSSLKQLYQRSSGTGTSRTHSSHTFATPTRSSHKSKSSKSTSSKGGSAYIGRNLNSVSEAGETPKLGKRKHNEEHSREQSLGKSSGSIQHSSEKKLKKKQKVEI